The following proteins come from a genomic window of Labeo rohita strain BAU-BD-2019 chromosome 25, IGBB_LRoh.1.0, whole genome shotgun sequence:
- the smc1b gene encoding structural maintenance of chromosomes protein 1B isoform X1 yields MGFLKQLDVENFKSWRGKQTIGPFKRFNCIIGPNGSGKSNVMDALGFVMGERAVNLRVKHTRDLIHGAHIGKPMSTFASVSMIYCGDNNEEIVFSRRISGDSSEYRVNGTPVTLAKYTGQLEKIGIVVKAKNCLVYQGAVETIAMMNSKERTKMFERISSSGELSAEYDAKLAALQKAKEDTQFHFNRKKAATAEKKQVFKDKTEAEKYQALVDEHSESKLQLTLFQLFHNEKKIDTQSDSLREMQDAAAQQKNSLDDWEQTMKAQKKEHGRLNREHQQLEKEIRSQEQILNQQRPQYIKAKVNTSHHEQKVEEAHRSLQKNRSQQARKEQELDELRSELVELERAWKASERQMEEEAAQRGAGVQLEESQMERYKELKELARKKGAVLNQTAEKLHWEVKADREKLQFDLRRKSEIQANIKHSQTRLEDFSRRAEKLEEFANTTRNALEEQRQQEELLAEELSRGFVRMEQVNMELTQVLTELQNARLDSQENRRQQRRDEVLESLRRLYPDGVYGRLVDLCQPIHRKYQVAVTKVFGKNMNAIVVTSAKVAHDCIRFLKEERAEPETFLPIDYIDVRPLNERLREVQGAKMVVDVVQCAQNAPQLKRVIQYVCGNSLVCETIKDARRIAFDGPERLQTVALDGTLFRKSGVISGGTSDLRSKARRWEEKDMNKLKEEKDKLSSELRALMKLKRKEEDLKQIRAQSQGNQTRLKYSNSELESIRKKSIPACQTEISKLRSELSNLEAQIEIQTESVELKDNEMKAVRDQINQIDDLVFADFCAEIGVANIREYEQDYLRMQQEIEKKRLQFESQHTRLSTQMEYEQAQLEKLVKQMKKIEETMEKEENVVISLKEVEDRLMIAVEQTQSNLIELNNQLSKKANLVKDAKTELDKTLKGFQERSRVLVKLQKEMICREAALEHLRLSKHNLLLACKINGLPLTLISGALDDICDIQLDPESQSVTTRGIFEREAQMVFDYSTLDSGLKDLTEDSEVEAELEKLKEGVSSLESMIMMSRAPNLKALEKIREVKDSFREVMDAFETSTHATKKCSQEFEQVKAKRFHLFSKCFEHVSVVIDQIYKKLCRNASAQAILTAENPDEPYLDGINYNCVAPGKRFMAMDNLSGGEKVIAALALVFAIHSFRPAPFIVLDEVDAALDNTNIGKVTGFFQMMSRESCQIIVISLKEEFYSRADALLGVYSMFDECMFSSLLTLDLTPYPLNDENATDREKDK; encoded by the exons ATGGGTTTCTTAAAACAGTTAGACGTCGAAAATTTCAAGTCCTGGCGAGGAAAACAGACCATCGGTCCATTTAAAAGGTTTAATTGCATAATTGGCCCTAATGGATCAG GCAAATCTAATGTCATGGATGCTCTTGGATTTGTTATGGGAGAGAGAGCTGTAAATCTTCGTGTCAAACACACCAGAGATCTCATACATGGTGCCCACATTGGCAAACCCATGTCCACCTTCGCCAGCGTGAGCATGATCTACTGTGGAGACAATAATGAAGAAATTGTCTTCAGCAGGCGCATTTCAG GGGATTCGTCTGAGTATCGTGTGAATGGTACACCGGTCACATTAGCGAAGTACACTGGACAGCTGGAGAAGATTGGCATTGTGGTGAAAGCAAAGAATTGTCTGGTGTATCAG GGTGCTGTGGAGACCATTGCCATGATGAATTCCAAAGAGCGAACAAAGATGTTTGAACGAATCAGCAGCTCTGGAGAGCTGAGCGCAGAGTACGACGCCAAGCTGGCGGCCCTGCAGAAAGCCAAAGAGGACACCCAGTTCCACTTTAACAGGAAGAAAGCAGCTACAGCTGAGAAGAAACAAGTCTTTAAAGATAAGACTGAG GCCGAAAAATATCAGGCGCTAGTGGATGAACACAGTGAAAGCAAACTCCAGCTGACTCTCTTTCAACTCTTCCACAATGAGAAAAAGATAGACACACAGTCAGACTCGCTGAGGGAAATGCAGGATGCTGCAGCGCAGCAGAAGAACAGCCTCGACGACTGGGAACAAACTATGAAGGCTCAGAAGAAAGAACATGGGCGGCTGAACAGAGAACATCAGCAGCTGGAGAAGGAGATCAG ATCTCAAGAGCAGATTCTCAATCAGCAGAGGCCTCAGTACATCAAAGCTAAAGTGAACACCTCCCACCACGAACAAAAAGTGGAGGAGGCACACCGTTCTCTGCAGAAGAACCGAAGTCAACAGGCCAGGAAGGAGCAGGAGCTAGATGAGCTAAGGAGCGAGCTGGTTGAACTGGAGAGGGCTTGGAAGGCTTCTGAGAGACAGATGGAGGAGGAAGCGGCTCAAAGAGGAGCTGGAGTGCAGCTAGAGGAGAGCCAG ATGGAGCGGTATAAGGAACTCAAAGAGCTGGCCAGAAAAAAGGGAGCCGTTTTAAACCAAACTGCAGAGAAGCTACACTGGGAGGTAAAAGCAGACCGTGAGAAGCTCCAGTTTGACCTGAGGAGGAAAAGCGAGATACAG GCAAATATTAAACACAGTCAAACTCGGCTGGAAGATTTCAGCAGAAGGGCAGAGAAGCTGGAGGAATTTGCCAACACTACTAG gaacgCTCTTGAGGAGCAGCGTCAACAGGAAGAGCTGCTGGCAGAGGAGCTGTCGAGAGGCTTTGTGCGAATGGAGCAGGTGAACATGGAGCTCACCCAGGTGCTGACCGAGCTGCAGAACGCTCGTCTTGACAGCCAAGAGAACCGACGTCAGCAGAGACGAGATGAGGTCCTGGAAAGCCTCAGGAGACTCTATCCTGATGGAGTG TATGGCCGTCTAGTGGATTTGTGCCAGCCCATTCACAGGAAATACCAGGTCGCTGTCACCAAGGTGTTTGGCAAAAACATGAACGCTATTGTTGTGACATCTGCGAAAGTGGCTCATGACTGCATCCGatttctgaaagaagaaagagcTGAACCAGAGACATTCCTGCCTATTGACTATATAGAT GTGCGGCCTCTGAATGAGCGTCTAAGGGAAGTGCAAGGAGCCAAGATGGTAGTAGATGTGGTTCAGTGCGCTCAAAATGCCCCTCAGCTTAAGAGGGTGATCCAGTATGTGTGCGGGAACTCTTTAGTTTGCGAAACTATAAAAGATGCTCGTCGGATTGCCTTCGATGGCCCTGAGCGCCTTCAG acGGTGGCTCTTGACGGCACCTTGTTTCGCAAGTCTGGGGTGATTTCAGGAGGCACGTCAGACCTGCGCAGTAAAGCTCGACGCTGGGAGGAGAAGGATATGAACAAACTGAAAGAGGAGAAAGATAAGTTGTCGTCCGAGTTGCGT GCTTTGATGAAGCTGAAGCGCAAAGAGGAGGATTTAAAGCAGATTAGGGCTCAGTCTCAGGGAAACCAGACTCGCCTCAAATACTCCAACTCAGAATTGGAATCCATACGCAAGAAGAGCATCCCAGCTTGTCAGACT GAGATTTCCAAACTCAGGAGTGAGCTTTCCAACCTCGAGGCCCAGATTGAGATACAGACTGAGAGTGTAGAACTAAAGGATAATGAGATGAAGGCCGTCAGAGACCAAATTAATCAG ATTGACGATTTGGTGTTTGCGGACTTCTGCGCAGAGATTGGTGTGGCTAACATCCGTGAGTACGAGCAGGATTATCTCCGAATGCAGCAGGAGATTGAGAAGAAGCG CCTGCAGTTTGAGTCCCAGCATACCCGTCTAAGTACCCAGATGGAGTATGAACAGGCTCAGTTGGAGAAACTTGTCAAACAGATGAAGAAGATAGAAGAGACCATGGAAAAAGAGGAGAACGTTGTTATCAGCTTGAAAGAG GTGGAAGATAGACTTATGATAGCTGTGGAGCAGACGCAATCTAATCTCATCGAACTGAATAACCAGCTGTCAAAAAAGGCAAATTTAGTTAAAGATGCCAAAACAGAGCTGGACAAGACTCTTAAAGGCTTCCAGGAGAGATCCAG GGTGCTGGTGAAGCTTCAGAAGGAAATGATCTGCAGAGAGGCGGCTCTAGAGCACCTGAGACTGAGCAAACACAACCTGCTGCTGGCCTGTAAGATCAACGGCTTACCGTTGACTCTGATCTCTGGAGCATTAGATGACATCTGTGACATACAG CTGGACCCAGAGTCTCAGAGCGTCACAACTCGGGGCATTTTTGAACGAGAGGCGCAAATGGTGTTTGATTATTCAACACTGGACAGTGGCCTTAAG gaccTCACCGAAGACAGTGAAGTGGAAGCTGAGTTGGAGAAGCTCAAAGAGGGGGTCTCCTCTCTGGAGTCCATGATAATGATGTCAAGAGCTCCCAACCTGAAAGCTCTAGAAAAGATCAGAGAGGTGAAGGACAGCTTCCGGGAAGTCATGGATG CATTTGAGACCAGCACACACGCCACTAAGAAATGCAGTCAGGAGTTTGAGCAAGTGAAGGCCAAACGCTTCCATCTCTTCAGCAAGTGCTTTGAACACGTGTCTGTCGTCATCGACCAGATTTACAAGAAACTCTGTAGGAACGCCAGCGCTCAG GCCATTCTCACTGCTGAGAATCCAGATGAGCCCTACCTGGACGGCATCAACTATAACTGTGTGGCTCCTGGGAAACGATTCATGGCAATGGACAACCTGTCAGGAGGAGAGAAGGTCATCGCCGCTCTCGCTTTGGTCTTTGCCATTCACAG ctTTCGTCCTGCTCCTTTCATTGTGCTGGATGAGGTGGATGCTGCCCTGGACAACACAAATATTGGCAAG GTTACAGGATTTTTCCAGATGATGTCCAGAGAGAGCTGCCAGATCATTGTGATCTCGCTGAAGGAGGAGTTCTACTCCCGGGCAGACGCACTTCTTGGAGTCTATTCAATG TTTGACGAATGCATGTTTAGCAGTCTGCTCACCCTGGACCTCACCCCATACCCACTCAACGACGAGAACGCCACAGACAGAGAGAAGGACAAATGA
- the smc1b gene encoding structural maintenance of chromosomes protein 1B isoform X2 → MAYKYIGIFSYHQCTTVPPQYYSLSKSNVMDALGFVMGERAVNLRVKHTRDLIHGAHIGKPMSTFASVSMIYCGDNNEEIVFSRRISGDSSEYRVNGTPVTLAKYTGQLEKIGIVVKAKNCLVYQGAVETIAMMNSKERTKMFERISSSGELSAEYDAKLAALQKAKEDTQFHFNRKKAATAEKKQVFKDKTEAEKYQALVDEHSESKLQLTLFQLFHNEKKIDTQSDSLREMQDAAAQQKNSLDDWEQTMKAQKKEHGRLNREHQQLEKEIRSQEQILNQQRPQYIKAKVNTSHHEQKVEEAHRSLQKNRSQQARKEQELDELRSELVELERAWKASERQMEEEAAQRGAGVQLEESQMERYKELKELARKKGAVLNQTAEKLHWEVKADREKLQFDLRRKSEIQANIKHSQTRLEDFSRRAEKLEEFANTTRNALEEQRQQEELLAEELSRGFVRMEQVNMELTQVLTELQNARLDSQENRRQQRRDEVLESLRRLYPDGVYGRLVDLCQPIHRKYQVAVTKVFGKNMNAIVVTSAKVAHDCIRFLKEERAEPETFLPIDYIDVRPLNERLREVQGAKMVVDVVQCAQNAPQLKRVIQYVCGNSLVCETIKDARRIAFDGPERLQTVALDGTLFRKSGVISGGTSDLRSKARRWEEKDMNKLKEEKDKLSSELRALMKLKRKEEDLKQIRAQSQGNQTRLKYSNSELESIRKKSIPACQTEISKLRSELSNLEAQIEIQTESVELKDNEMKAVRDQINQIDDLVFADFCAEIGVANIREYEQDYLRMQQEIEKKRLQFESQHTRLSTQMEYEQAQLEKLVKQMKKIEETMEKEENVVISLKEVEDRLMIAVEQTQSNLIELNNQLSKKANLVKDAKTELDKTLKGFQERSRVLVKLQKEMICREAALEHLRLSKHNLLLACKINGLPLTLISGALDDICDIQLDPESQSVTTRGIFEREAQMVFDYSTLDSGLKDLTEDSEVEAELEKLKEGVSSLESMIMMSRAPNLKALEKIREVKDSFREVMDAFETSTHATKKCSQEFEQVKAKRFHLFSKCFEHVSVVIDQIYKKLCRNASAQAILTAENPDEPYLDGINYNCVAPGKRFMAMDNLSGGEKVIAALALVFAIHSFRPAPFIVLDEVDAALDNTNIGKVTGFFQMMSRESCQIIVISLKEEFYSRADALLGVYSMFDECMFSSLLTLDLTPYPLNDENATDREKDK, encoded by the exons ATGGCATATAAATACATTGGCATCTTTTCATACCATCAGTGTACCACAGTACCACCGCAGTACTATTCTTTAA GCAAATCTAATGTCATGGATGCTCTTGGATTTGTTATGGGAGAGAGAGCTGTAAATCTTCGTGTCAAACACACCAGAGATCTCATACATGGTGCCCACATTGGCAAACCCATGTCCACCTTCGCCAGCGTGAGCATGATCTACTGTGGAGACAATAATGAAGAAATTGTCTTCAGCAGGCGCATTTCAG GGGATTCGTCTGAGTATCGTGTGAATGGTACACCGGTCACATTAGCGAAGTACACTGGACAGCTGGAGAAGATTGGCATTGTGGTGAAAGCAAAGAATTGTCTGGTGTATCAG GGTGCTGTGGAGACCATTGCCATGATGAATTCCAAAGAGCGAACAAAGATGTTTGAACGAATCAGCAGCTCTGGAGAGCTGAGCGCAGAGTACGACGCCAAGCTGGCGGCCCTGCAGAAAGCCAAAGAGGACACCCAGTTCCACTTTAACAGGAAGAAAGCAGCTACAGCTGAGAAGAAACAAGTCTTTAAAGATAAGACTGAG GCCGAAAAATATCAGGCGCTAGTGGATGAACACAGTGAAAGCAAACTCCAGCTGACTCTCTTTCAACTCTTCCACAATGAGAAAAAGATAGACACACAGTCAGACTCGCTGAGGGAAATGCAGGATGCTGCAGCGCAGCAGAAGAACAGCCTCGACGACTGGGAACAAACTATGAAGGCTCAGAAGAAAGAACATGGGCGGCTGAACAGAGAACATCAGCAGCTGGAGAAGGAGATCAG ATCTCAAGAGCAGATTCTCAATCAGCAGAGGCCTCAGTACATCAAAGCTAAAGTGAACACCTCCCACCACGAACAAAAAGTGGAGGAGGCACACCGTTCTCTGCAGAAGAACCGAAGTCAACAGGCCAGGAAGGAGCAGGAGCTAGATGAGCTAAGGAGCGAGCTGGTTGAACTGGAGAGGGCTTGGAAGGCTTCTGAGAGACAGATGGAGGAGGAAGCGGCTCAAAGAGGAGCTGGAGTGCAGCTAGAGGAGAGCCAG ATGGAGCGGTATAAGGAACTCAAAGAGCTGGCCAGAAAAAAGGGAGCCGTTTTAAACCAAACTGCAGAGAAGCTACACTGGGAGGTAAAAGCAGACCGTGAGAAGCTCCAGTTTGACCTGAGGAGGAAAAGCGAGATACAG GCAAATATTAAACACAGTCAAACTCGGCTGGAAGATTTCAGCAGAAGGGCAGAGAAGCTGGAGGAATTTGCCAACACTACTAG gaacgCTCTTGAGGAGCAGCGTCAACAGGAAGAGCTGCTGGCAGAGGAGCTGTCGAGAGGCTTTGTGCGAATGGAGCAGGTGAACATGGAGCTCACCCAGGTGCTGACCGAGCTGCAGAACGCTCGTCTTGACAGCCAAGAGAACCGACGTCAGCAGAGACGAGATGAGGTCCTGGAAAGCCTCAGGAGACTCTATCCTGATGGAGTG TATGGCCGTCTAGTGGATTTGTGCCAGCCCATTCACAGGAAATACCAGGTCGCTGTCACCAAGGTGTTTGGCAAAAACATGAACGCTATTGTTGTGACATCTGCGAAAGTGGCTCATGACTGCATCCGatttctgaaagaagaaagagcTGAACCAGAGACATTCCTGCCTATTGACTATATAGAT GTGCGGCCTCTGAATGAGCGTCTAAGGGAAGTGCAAGGAGCCAAGATGGTAGTAGATGTGGTTCAGTGCGCTCAAAATGCCCCTCAGCTTAAGAGGGTGATCCAGTATGTGTGCGGGAACTCTTTAGTTTGCGAAACTATAAAAGATGCTCGTCGGATTGCCTTCGATGGCCCTGAGCGCCTTCAG acGGTGGCTCTTGACGGCACCTTGTTTCGCAAGTCTGGGGTGATTTCAGGAGGCACGTCAGACCTGCGCAGTAAAGCTCGACGCTGGGAGGAGAAGGATATGAACAAACTGAAAGAGGAGAAAGATAAGTTGTCGTCCGAGTTGCGT GCTTTGATGAAGCTGAAGCGCAAAGAGGAGGATTTAAAGCAGATTAGGGCTCAGTCTCAGGGAAACCAGACTCGCCTCAAATACTCCAACTCAGAATTGGAATCCATACGCAAGAAGAGCATCCCAGCTTGTCAGACT GAGATTTCCAAACTCAGGAGTGAGCTTTCCAACCTCGAGGCCCAGATTGAGATACAGACTGAGAGTGTAGAACTAAAGGATAATGAGATGAAGGCCGTCAGAGACCAAATTAATCAG ATTGACGATTTGGTGTTTGCGGACTTCTGCGCAGAGATTGGTGTGGCTAACATCCGTGAGTACGAGCAGGATTATCTCCGAATGCAGCAGGAGATTGAGAAGAAGCG CCTGCAGTTTGAGTCCCAGCATACCCGTCTAAGTACCCAGATGGAGTATGAACAGGCTCAGTTGGAGAAACTTGTCAAACAGATGAAGAAGATAGAAGAGACCATGGAAAAAGAGGAGAACGTTGTTATCAGCTTGAAAGAG GTGGAAGATAGACTTATGATAGCTGTGGAGCAGACGCAATCTAATCTCATCGAACTGAATAACCAGCTGTCAAAAAAGGCAAATTTAGTTAAAGATGCCAAAACAGAGCTGGACAAGACTCTTAAAGGCTTCCAGGAGAGATCCAG GGTGCTGGTGAAGCTTCAGAAGGAAATGATCTGCAGAGAGGCGGCTCTAGAGCACCTGAGACTGAGCAAACACAACCTGCTGCTGGCCTGTAAGATCAACGGCTTACCGTTGACTCTGATCTCTGGAGCATTAGATGACATCTGTGACATACAG CTGGACCCAGAGTCTCAGAGCGTCACAACTCGGGGCATTTTTGAACGAGAGGCGCAAATGGTGTTTGATTATTCAACACTGGACAGTGGCCTTAAG gaccTCACCGAAGACAGTGAAGTGGAAGCTGAGTTGGAGAAGCTCAAAGAGGGGGTCTCCTCTCTGGAGTCCATGATAATGATGTCAAGAGCTCCCAACCTGAAAGCTCTAGAAAAGATCAGAGAGGTGAAGGACAGCTTCCGGGAAGTCATGGATG CATTTGAGACCAGCACACACGCCACTAAGAAATGCAGTCAGGAGTTTGAGCAAGTGAAGGCCAAACGCTTCCATCTCTTCAGCAAGTGCTTTGAACACGTGTCTGTCGTCATCGACCAGATTTACAAGAAACTCTGTAGGAACGCCAGCGCTCAG GCCATTCTCACTGCTGAGAATCCAGATGAGCCCTACCTGGACGGCATCAACTATAACTGTGTGGCTCCTGGGAAACGATTCATGGCAATGGACAACCTGTCAGGAGGAGAGAAGGTCATCGCCGCTCTCGCTTTGGTCTTTGCCATTCACAG ctTTCGTCCTGCTCCTTTCATTGTGCTGGATGAGGTGGATGCTGCCCTGGACAACACAAATATTGGCAAG GTTACAGGATTTTTCCAGATGATGTCCAGAGAGAGCTGCCAGATCATTGTGATCTCGCTGAAGGAGGAGTTCTACTCCCGGGCAGACGCACTTCTTGGAGTCTATTCAATG TTTGACGAATGCATGTTTAGCAGTCTGCTCACCCTGGACCTCACCCCATACCCACTCAACGACGAGAACGCCACAGACAGAGAGAAGGACAAATGA
- the smc1b gene encoding structural maintenance of chromosomes protein 1B isoform X3 yields the protein MDALGFVMGERAVNLRVKHTRDLIHGAHIGKPMSTFASVSMIYCGDNNEEIVFSRRISGDSSEYRVNGTPVTLAKYTGQLEKIGIVVKAKNCLVYQGAVETIAMMNSKERTKMFERISSSGELSAEYDAKLAALQKAKEDTQFHFNRKKAATAEKKQVFKDKTEAEKYQALVDEHSESKLQLTLFQLFHNEKKIDTQSDSLREMQDAAAQQKNSLDDWEQTMKAQKKEHGRLNREHQQLEKEIRSQEQILNQQRPQYIKAKVNTSHHEQKVEEAHRSLQKNRSQQARKEQELDELRSELVELERAWKASERQMEEEAAQRGAGVQLEESQMERYKELKELARKKGAVLNQTAEKLHWEVKADREKLQFDLRRKSEIQANIKHSQTRLEDFSRRAEKLEEFANTTRNALEEQRQQEELLAEELSRGFVRMEQVNMELTQVLTELQNARLDSQENRRQQRRDEVLESLRRLYPDGVYGRLVDLCQPIHRKYQVAVTKVFGKNMNAIVVTSAKVAHDCIRFLKEERAEPETFLPIDYIDVRPLNERLREVQGAKMVVDVVQCAQNAPQLKRVIQYVCGNSLVCETIKDARRIAFDGPERLQTVALDGTLFRKSGVISGGTSDLRSKARRWEEKDMNKLKEEKDKLSSELRALMKLKRKEEDLKQIRAQSQGNQTRLKYSNSELESIRKKSIPACQTEISKLRSELSNLEAQIEIQTESVELKDNEMKAVRDQINQIDDLVFADFCAEIGVANIREYEQDYLRMQQEIEKKRLQFESQHTRLSTQMEYEQAQLEKLVKQMKKIEETMEKEENVVISLKEVEDRLMIAVEQTQSNLIELNNQLSKKANLVKDAKTELDKTLKGFQERSRVLVKLQKEMICREAALEHLRLSKHNLLLACKINGLPLTLISGALDDICDIQLDPESQSVTTRGIFEREAQMVFDYSTLDSGLKDLTEDSEVEAELEKLKEGVSSLESMIMMSRAPNLKALEKIREVKDSFREVMDAFETSTHATKKCSQEFEQVKAKRFHLFSKCFEHVSVVIDQIYKKLCRNASAQAILTAENPDEPYLDGINYNCVAPGKRFMAMDNLSGGEKVIAALALVFAIHSFRPAPFIVLDEVDAALDNTNIGKVTGFFQMMSRESCQIIVISLKEEFYSRADALLGVYSMFDECMFSSLLTLDLTPYPLNDENATDREKDK from the exons ATGGATGCTCTTGGATTTGTTATGGGAGAGAGAGCTGTAAATCTTCGTGTCAAACACACCAGAGATCTCATACATGGTGCCCACATTGGCAAACCCATGTCCACCTTCGCCAGCGTGAGCATGATCTACTGTGGAGACAATAATGAAGAAATTGTCTTCAGCAGGCGCATTTCAG GGGATTCGTCTGAGTATCGTGTGAATGGTACACCGGTCACATTAGCGAAGTACACTGGACAGCTGGAGAAGATTGGCATTGTGGTGAAAGCAAAGAATTGTCTGGTGTATCAG GGTGCTGTGGAGACCATTGCCATGATGAATTCCAAAGAGCGAACAAAGATGTTTGAACGAATCAGCAGCTCTGGAGAGCTGAGCGCAGAGTACGACGCCAAGCTGGCGGCCCTGCAGAAAGCCAAAGAGGACACCCAGTTCCACTTTAACAGGAAGAAAGCAGCTACAGCTGAGAAGAAACAAGTCTTTAAAGATAAGACTGAG GCCGAAAAATATCAGGCGCTAGTGGATGAACACAGTGAAAGCAAACTCCAGCTGACTCTCTTTCAACTCTTCCACAATGAGAAAAAGATAGACACACAGTCAGACTCGCTGAGGGAAATGCAGGATGCTGCAGCGCAGCAGAAGAACAGCCTCGACGACTGGGAACAAACTATGAAGGCTCAGAAGAAAGAACATGGGCGGCTGAACAGAGAACATCAGCAGCTGGAGAAGGAGATCAG ATCTCAAGAGCAGATTCTCAATCAGCAGAGGCCTCAGTACATCAAAGCTAAAGTGAACACCTCCCACCACGAACAAAAAGTGGAGGAGGCACACCGTTCTCTGCAGAAGAACCGAAGTCAACAGGCCAGGAAGGAGCAGGAGCTAGATGAGCTAAGGAGCGAGCTGGTTGAACTGGAGAGGGCTTGGAAGGCTTCTGAGAGACAGATGGAGGAGGAAGCGGCTCAAAGAGGAGCTGGAGTGCAGCTAGAGGAGAGCCAG ATGGAGCGGTATAAGGAACTCAAAGAGCTGGCCAGAAAAAAGGGAGCCGTTTTAAACCAAACTGCAGAGAAGCTACACTGGGAGGTAAAAGCAGACCGTGAGAAGCTCCAGTTTGACCTGAGGAGGAAAAGCGAGATACAG GCAAATATTAAACACAGTCAAACTCGGCTGGAAGATTTCAGCAGAAGGGCAGAGAAGCTGGAGGAATTTGCCAACACTACTAG gaacgCTCTTGAGGAGCAGCGTCAACAGGAAGAGCTGCTGGCAGAGGAGCTGTCGAGAGGCTTTGTGCGAATGGAGCAGGTGAACATGGAGCTCACCCAGGTGCTGACCGAGCTGCAGAACGCTCGTCTTGACAGCCAAGAGAACCGACGTCAGCAGAGACGAGATGAGGTCCTGGAAAGCCTCAGGAGACTCTATCCTGATGGAGTG TATGGCCGTCTAGTGGATTTGTGCCAGCCCATTCACAGGAAATACCAGGTCGCTGTCACCAAGGTGTTTGGCAAAAACATGAACGCTATTGTTGTGACATCTGCGAAAGTGGCTCATGACTGCATCCGatttctgaaagaagaaagagcTGAACCAGAGACATTCCTGCCTATTGACTATATAGAT GTGCGGCCTCTGAATGAGCGTCTAAGGGAAGTGCAAGGAGCCAAGATGGTAGTAGATGTGGTTCAGTGCGCTCAAAATGCCCCTCAGCTTAAGAGGGTGATCCAGTATGTGTGCGGGAACTCTTTAGTTTGCGAAACTATAAAAGATGCTCGTCGGATTGCCTTCGATGGCCCTGAGCGCCTTCAG acGGTGGCTCTTGACGGCACCTTGTTTCGCAAGTCTGGGGTGATTTCAGGAGGCACGTCAGACCTGCGCAGTAAAGCTCGACGCTGGGAGGAGAAGGATATGAACAAACTGAAAGAGGAGAAAGATAAGTTGTCGTCCGAGTTGCGT GCTTTGATGAAGCTGAAGCGCAAAGAGGAGGATTTAAAGCAGATTAGGGCTCAGTCTCAGGGAAACCAGACTCGCCTCAAATACTCCAACTCAGAATTGGAATCCATACGCAAGAAGAGCATCCCAGCTTGTCAGACT GAGATTTCCAAACTCAGGAGTGAGCTTTCCAACCTCGAGGCCCAGATTGAGATACAGACTGAGAGTGTAGAACTAAAGGATAATGAGATGAAGGCCGTCAGAGACCAAATTAATCAG ATTGACGATTTGGTGTTTGCGGACTTCTGCGCAGAGATTGGTGTGGCTAACATCCGTGAGTACGAGCAGGATTATCTCCGAATGCAGCAGGAGATTGAGAAGAAGCG CCTGCAGTTTGAGTCCCAGCATACCCGTCTAAGTACCCAGATGGAGTATGAACAGGCTCAGTTGGAGAAACTTGTCAAACAGATGAAGAAGATAGAAGAGACCATGGAAAAAGAGGAGAACGTTGTTATCAGCTTGAAAGAG GTGGAAGATAGACTTATGATAGCTGTGGAGCAGACGCAATCTAATCTCATCGAACTGAATAACCAGCTGTCAAAAAAGGCAAATTTAGTTAAAGATGCCAAAACAGAGCTGGACAAGACTCTTAAAGGCTTCCAGGAGAGATCCAG GGTGCTGGTGAAGCTTCAGAAGGAAATGATCTGCAGAGAGGCGGCTCTAGAGCACCTGAGACTGAGCAAACACAACCTGCTGCTGGCCTGTAAGATCAACGGCTTACCGTTGACTCTGATCTCTGGAGCATTAGATGACATCTGTGACATACAG CTGGACCCAGAGTCTCAGAGCGTCACAACTCGGGGCATTTTTGAACGAGAGGCGCAAATGGTGTTTGATTATTCAACACTGGACAGTGGCCTTAAG gaccTCACCGAAGACAGTGAAGTGGAAGCTGAGTTGGAGAAGCTCAAAGAGGGGGTCTCCTCTCTGGAGTCCATGATAATGATGTCAAGAGCTCCCAACCTGAAAGCTCTAGAAAAGATCAGAGAGGTGAAGGACAGCTTCCGGGAAGTCATGGATG CATTTGAGACCAGCACACACGCCACTAAGAAATGCAGTCAGGAGTTTGAGCAAGTGAAGGCCAAACGCTTCCATCTCTTCAGCAAGTGCTTTGAACACGTGTCTGTCGTCATCGACCAGATTTACAAGAAACTCTGTAGGAACGCCAGCGCTCAG GCCATTCTCACTGCTGAGAATCCAGATGAGCCCTACCTGGACGGCATCAACTATAACTGTGTGGCTCCTGGGAAACGATTCATGGCAATGGACAACCTGTCAGGAGGAGAGAAGGTCATCGCCGCTCTCGCTTTGGTCTTTGCCATTCACAG ctTTCGTCCTGCTCCTTTCATTGTGCTGGATGAGGTGGATGCTGCCCTGGACAACACAAATATTGGCAAG GTTACAGGATTTTTCCAGATGATGTCCAGAGAGAGCTGCCAGATCATTGTGATCTCGCTGAAGGAGGAGTTCTACTCCCGGGCAGACGCACTTCTTGGAGTCTATTCAATG TTTGACGAATGCATGTTTAGCAGTCTGCTCACCCTGGACCTCACCCCATACCCACTCAACGACGAGAACGCCACAGACAGAGAGAAGGACAAATGA